GCATCTTCTCAGGCCTGAAAAGGCAGCTCCCTGACAGGGACAGGGAGGGCAGGCTAGGACCAGGGCTGGTGCTTACCACACTCCTCTATGTCAGGACTGCCTGGCAAGGCTACGAGCTGTTTGCACTCCATCTGAGAGACATAGAGGAGGGTGTCATAGGGCAAAGGTCATTCACTAGGGCACCCCAACTCTTCCTCAGGAGGCTTACCCTCTGGTACGCCTGGCAAAGGCTCTGCACAGGGCACTGGCTGCAGAGAGGGTGCTGTGGAGTACACACTGTGGCCCCCAGCTCCATGGCTGCTTGATTGAAGTCCCCAGGCCGGGCTGGATCCACTAGCTGATGGGCTAGGCTCCTAAAAGTAAGGAACACTACTACAAGCAAAAACCCTGTGAAGAGACCCTTCCCAACTTCCCATCATCCCAATATCTTACCAGAGGTGATGAGAGACAAAGGTGCTGCTGGGATCGGCACCAATGGCGCGGACACGGCACAGCACCCGTAAAACATTCCCATCCACCACACCAGTTACCTAGCAAAGAGGAGCCTGGGAGTCAGGCtggacatggaagaagggaggtgTACATGTTAAATACAGGTGACATATGGGCTTACCTGGCCAAAGGCAATGGAAGCAATGGCTCCAGCTGTGTACCGCCCCACGCCAGGCAGGAGCTGCTGTAGGGTGTCTGCTGTACGTGGCACATGACCTCCTAGCTCCTCTACCACCTGATTGGAATAGAAAGGCTCACAGTATTAAGACATCTCAGGCCACTGGCCTCCTACTCTTTGGTGCACCACCCATTTACCTTCCTAGCTCCCTCTTGCAGCCGACGGCCTCGAGAATAGTAGCCGAGGCCAGACCAGAGTTGGTTCACTTCCTGAAGGTGGAGGTGAGAGTTCAAAATCAGAGTTCAACCTCAGTTGTTTCTGTTCTCCCTACCCAAGGGTGGCTCACCTCCAGGGAAGCACTGGCCAGGTCCTGGAGCGTTGGCCACTTCTGTAGTTCCAAGACAAGTAAGAAGGTCAAGGATGAGGATGGTGGAGGAACCCTTTTTCGGGGTCTAGCcaactcttccctccctccctggcatCACCTGCATCCATCGGTTATAATAGTCGATCACTGTGGCAACTTGGGTCTGCTGCAGCATAACCTCTGACACCCATACTGGGGAGGGGGTTAACTAACATGAGTGAGTCACCCCGGCTCCTAGCCCCTAGCCCCCAAACCTAAGCATAACCCCTACACCCAAGGACTTACAGGCAAAGCAGCCCAGTTTTGTACTGACCAGCATAGGCCCGCCTGTCCAAGTCGGCCTCCTCCTCTACCTGTCAATGAAACCACAGGTGGAGATTCAATATCGAAAGAGCTAAATTCCAAGCCGGGCGttgccgcacgcctttaatcccagcacttgggaggcagaggcagaggatctctgtgagttcgagaccagcctggtctacaagagctggttccaggacaatctccaaagccacagagaaaccctgtctcgaaaaaccaaaaaaaaaaaaaaaaagagctaagtGCCAGGTTCTCACTCATTGTTCCTGTCCCACTTACCCATCTTCTCCAAGGAAGGTCCCGCTTCTCTTGGTCATACCAGCTGAGCAAGGTCCTTCGGAAAGTCTCGACATCCGCCATGTCTCTGAACAGATGGTATGGGGAGACGGAAGTCTGCAGTAACTCCTCTCCCTTCTGCTTGGCCCGGcctgcaggacagccaggacactCAGGGATCAAACACcgcccccattttttttttaattatttttaagtacttGTGTATCTGAGGTATCTGattccttagagctggagttCTGGGCACCTGTAAActgcccatctctccagccacccttttcagttttctgaggcagggtctcgaCGGGATCtcatatagttcaggctggcctcaaacttgctatgtagccaaggctaacttcaaactcctaatccttctgttCCAACCAAGCACTGGTATTACAAGAGTAACCACCACAGTTGGCTCtcagtatttaatatttattatgtttattgtgtgtgtatgatgtgaaTGTGTGCCATGCGTgcgtgtggaagtcaaaggaagGGCAGCATTcttggagctggttctctccttctgcctttctgTGGGTCCTACTCAGGTCACTAGCTAGGTTTGTATGGCAAAAGCTTTTTCCCACTAAGCCATCCTGTGGGCCCTTTTGGGGATCATTTTGCAGGGGTTCATCAGGGACCCAAGGCATAGCAACCTGTAGTAGCCTGTTCCCACTTACAGCTTCTCCTACCCAAATCCCTCATTCATTCAAGCTTTAGAGCTACAATCTGATCAGGTCTAATTATGTGTGGCCTTGGCCAAATTTCTGGTCTTAGTTTTGTCAGAGTGTCTTTGGTCTCTCTGGGCCTCAAATGAAAGCTTAATAGTTTTAGTTAGGCAGAATAAGTACCCATGCAGAATAGCTTCCCTATTTTCAAAACACATTCAGGCTTATAAACTCATTTGATCCCATGAAAGCCACACAGACAGtgaagaaatacatagatgaaaTTGTTCCATTTTACTGTTAAGAAAATACCCAGAGTTCTTGGCCCAAAGTTACACAGCAAGCCTGAATCTGCCCTCTTGTATGGCCAGTGAAACCAGTTCCTTGACATTATGGCAAGAGCCAGCTCCTTACCAGCAGGGGCAGAAGGCTTGGCCTGGCTGCTGCTAAGGGcacattttttccttctctcgTGGTTGGTTGACAGCTTTCTGTGACTCCTTATGGATGCTCGTAGCCTCTTCATGATAACCTGGAACAGACAGATGTAGCCAATGTGGTCAGTCACAATGAGGCTGCATCTGAGGAGTCCTGCAGGAACTATAGCCACCTCTTCCCAAATCACTCAGAATGCCCAGCTTTCCTTTTTTGTCCCCGTGTATGTATCATGTGCTAcgctcagaggctagaagagggtgtcagatcttctggaacagTAGTTACAGCTGTTAGTGAGCCACCATATGCAttctaggaactgaattcagctatgagaacagcaaatgctcttaaatgcttgagccatctctccaggcctgtttgttttttttttttttttttttttttttttttttttttttttggtcttttgaaaaaaggtctcactatgtagtccaggtttgCTTCACACTTCTGGTCCACTGTAATGCTTAatattggttgtcaacttgactatgtcTGAAATCAACTAAAATCCAAGCAGTTGGGCATGtctgtaagggattttctttttttttctttgttgagacagggtttctctgcgtagccttggctgtcctggaactagctctgtaaaccaggctggccttgaactcacagaaatccaccttatttgcctcccgagtgctgggattaaaagtgtgccctGCTAaccccaccacacaccccacccacccacccctaccCTGTCTGAAGGATTTTGATTGGATCATGTGgtggtctgaaaaaaaaaaaaggcccccaaagggagtggcactattaggaggtgtgactttgttggagtagatgctGCCTTGTTGGAGCAGAGTGTCACTGTGAGAGTAGGGCTGGTTTTTGAGTTCTCTTATGCTCAAACTTTGCTCGGTGTGACACAGTTGCTTCCTGTTACCTATGATcaagacgtagaactctcagtttcttctccagtactgtctgcctgtatgctgacATGCTTTGTGCTATAATGATAATagacaaaacctctgaaaatgtaagctgaaccccattaaatgttttcttttataagagctatgtggtcatggtgtctcttcacaacaatagaaacactaacttaGACAGATCGTTTGAGGTGAGAAAGCATACCCTAAATATGGGCCATACCTTCTGGAGGCAGCCCACATAACAGGACAAGGAGGTGGAAGCTTTTGCTTTCTGCTTGCTTGTCCTTACTCACTGGCAAGTGTATCTATCTGTTGCTGAGGCATTCTTTCCCTGGTATCAGACTCTACCTACTTCAGGTTGCTAGCATAGACTGAAGAGCAACAACTCCCTAGTAATTCCTGGGTGGCTTCACCACAGATTATatctgctgagacatccagtctcctggactgaacaactaccagattcttggcctttccatCAGAAGGCAGTCATTGCTGAACTACTCAGACCACAGCCTGTGAGTCActctaataaattcccttttaaTATGTGCATTCATTCTATCCATTCAGTTCCATTACAGCCATAATACATTCTCCGATCactacttcccaagtactgggactataCATGTAGTACACAACTATACCCGATGCGTCTATCTTAAGCCCTTTCAAGATGCTTGTGGTTGTCTGAGCgagaatggtccccacaggctcatatgcttggatgcttggtccccagttagtggaattgcttgggaaggattaggaggtgtagccttttTGGATtgggtgtgggcttgttggagcacgtgtgtcactgagagtgggctttgaggtttaaaaagcccATAACAAGGcgaagtctgtctgtctctctttctctctgctgccTTTGAATCAGGATGCAAAGTTCTCAATCACTGCTCCAATGTTATGCCTCTGAAACCGaagcaagcccctaattaaatgcttttttaaaaataagagttgccttgggctctgggcagtggtggcatgtgcctttaatcccagcactcgggaagcagagccaggtggatcttagtgagttctaggacaggctccaaacctacagagaaatcctgtctcaaaaagccaaaaaaaaaaaaaaaaaaaaaaaaaaaaaaaaaaaaaaaagttgcctttatcatggtgtctcttcccagcaatagaacagtaactaagataatGCCCATGGGTTTGGTATTGGCTAACTATGGCATTGAGGTATGATAAAAACAGATGAGCAAGTGGCTCATCTTGCTCAGAGAATCATTATAAGGCAGCCTAGTAATAGACAAAGAGTAAAGGGGCAGGGTAGAGCCAATGACCAAAGAGCACTTGTATATACCTGATGCTTACCAGCATATATGATTAAGGGTTGTTTGGGGTGTCTAGGAATACAGAATAAGTAATCAGTCTATCTGTTTAGATACTTAGACTGGTTATACTAACCATTACTAGTCACCTAGTCAccagagaaatgagaaaacaagaatTAAAGAGGGAAAAAGATTCGCCTGAGAGCAGATGGCAAATCAATGAGAAGAAAGAGCTAGTAAATTGTAACTGGCTGGACATTGGTAATAAGAAAATACACCTGGCTGACTGCTGCCAGACTGTTTTCCTGGCTATCTTTTCTCTAATTGCAAAAACATTACTAGCAGGGAACAGCAGGATGGCTGAACAGATAAAGTGCCTCCTGCCAAGACAAGCCTGATGCCCAAGGCATGTACgggctcacacacaaacacaacacacattaaaaataaataaaataaaataaatgggagTACAGGCTTTTACAAAGTAATCTAACACTTACAAATGGGTGCTTACTGTGCGTTCAACCCCAGGAGGTGCTTTACTGTGTAGATGGCTCCAGGAGGCAGAAACTATTACTTCCATATCAGCTCAGGAAGCATCGGCTAGTTAAGCAATTTGATCTCATCTTCAGCTGCCCTGTAATCCTACCAAACCAGTTTTAATGTCTCTCccccgccgcccccccccccagtacctGGACTTCACCACCTCATTTTCATTAAAAGACCTTGCTTTTGcaatgtctctggcctccatgggcaactGCAATCACATGCacaagcccacacacacacatgtaattaaaaagaataacaataaatcttaaaacaacaacaaaaagcctggAGGTGGTGattcattaatcccagcactcaggaggcagaggcaggaggatctccaggtTCGAGACCAACATACccacagttccaggacagccaggactacacagaaaaggCCTGTtgggaaaaaccaaaataaaacaaatcaggGTGGTGGTGACACCTATAACTCGGCACTCCAGGGGTGGGAATTGAAGACTTTCACTGTTGTTGCTGTCTTaaaggaagttcaaggtcagcctgtgctacataagaCCCGATCTTGTTGTTTTCCTGTGGCtacacagggtttttctatgtagccactggctgtcctggaactctctagaccaggctggccttgaactcaagagatctacctgtctctgagAATGGAAATgggaatgctaggattaaaggcatatgccatcaccacctggttgAGACCATATCTTAAAAAGGAACAGAACCCTCCAAATCTTCTcagagatctcttctatttcctcagAGCCCACaccaaatatatttattatacacaATATATGCTAGTTAAATTATGTaatgggaggctggagagatggctcagagattaagagcactggctgttcttccagaggtcctgagttcaattcccagcaaccacatgttggctcacaacaatccattatgagatctggtgccctcttctgggatgctgatatacatgaaagcagaatgttgtatacataataaatgaataaaatcttttaaaaaaattatgtaatgGTATGGGGGGAAGTCAGTGAGGTCAGGTAATGCTGCATATTggtgttatggtggaagcttcaccccagcccctggtaaCAATATAcccagagtctggaatgttatggggGAAGTTCCACCCAAACCCCtctcccctatctccctccaaagcccgccaaatgatgacccctccccaaGAGATGCTCAAGATCACTCCCACGGGGTATTTAAACTGCATCCGGTCTCTGGTGGCGGGTgagggctggaaggccatctgggaACGTGTCCATTATGTGGGCTTCTTCtgattcggtttgatttggtctgatttggattgctgtataGACGGCGAGGCTTACCAGGTTGCAGAAATTTTTGAATTGATAAATTAGTTTAGTAAGGGGAAATCCAGGTCGGTGGTTCCAGAGGATGTGAACCCACCCTAAGGTGGGACTCGTTTCCGACAGTGTTATTCTCTTCTGACAGGGGTCAAAATCTGACAAATTGGCTCTTCCTTGGTATCCTTCTATCAAACCCTTAACTCAAGTGCACATTATCacgtgagtttttttttttttttctgtagcccacgctggtctggaactcaagagagatccgcctgcctctgcctcctgaatgctgggagtaaaggccaccaccgcccggcttcacCACCTGTGTGTGTACCCGTGTCCTGCAGGGCGCTTCCCGCCTCTCACTTCCTCCATCTTCCCGGGGTTGTGCCCCACGCTCAGACCCTTTACTCTGCCGCACTCCCAGCTCTCCGGAGCTGCTAGGCATGGTTTAGCTCAGCATAGGAGGCATTCTCTCCTCCACCCCCGGGAAGCCTACGTTGCCCACCCCAACCCCGGGCTGTATAGCTGCTGAAAAGGTCTGCGGTAACTTAAAGGTTCCAGGTTCCCGCCAGAACGTCCGGAAAAATGAATTACCTCGTGCGCAGTCTCCAGCCCGCAGCCCCAGAGAACCCGCCAGGGGGCGTGGCTTCGCTCAGTCCGGACGCTCAGCCAATAGGCACTCAGCGCCGCAGGGTCCGCGCTCCGCAATCGGCCGGACCGCTCTGAACGGAAGTTGGGCCCGACGCGACCGAGACGCCGAGACCCCGCCCCATCCTAGACCGGAGTCTTTCTGTGAGACGCAGCGGAAGTCTCCGCGTACTCACAGAAGGCTTGCGCGGTGCGCGCGGCGTCATGGCTGCCGACAGTGACGACGGTGTACCTTCAGTTCCAACGACCTCTGACGGTGAGCGACTTCCCAGCGGGTAGCCACAGAAGCTTACGCGGTTCTGTGGAGGGAAAAGCCTCGGGCCGGTAGTTTAGAGACAGGCCTGTAGCTTCTGCTTTCGCCAGATATCCTAGGAGACTACAAGTCCCAGTGTGCAGCGCGCGCAACTGCAAAGCCCGTAATGTTTAGATTGAGGGCATGTTGGGAGGTGTGGTTTGGATGGAGTCGGTGGTTGTCAATCGGTTACACTAGGGAAGTGTGGAGTTGGTCCAAGATACATGGAGCTTGGGTCTAACTTTTAAGCACCCTTGGGTCTGAGGAACCGCATGTGACTTTATGGGATCTGTTTGTGTTTGAggtctgtagctcaggctggcttcaaactcaagatccttcAGCTTTATGCTCCCTAGTCCTGAGATTACATGCTTGAAGAATAAAGAAGCCTTAAAGGTTGTCTACTTCAcctctctcctgataatgatgGCAAAAAGGAAGTGATTTCCCAGTCCCACATAAAGCTCTTTCCAAATTTAGGGC
This DNA window, taken from Cricetulus griseus strain 17A/GY chromosome 2, alternate assembly CriGri-PICRH-1.0, whole genome shotgun sequence, encodes the following:
- the Mutyh gene encoding adenine DNA glycosylase isoform X2 encodes the protein MKRLRASIRSHRKLSTNHERRKKCALSSSQAKPSAPAGRAKQKGEELLQTSVSPYHLFRDMADVETFRRTLLSWYDQEKRDLPWRRWVEEEADLDRRAYAVWVSEVMLQQTQVATVIDYYNRWMQKWPTLQDLASASLEEVNQLWSGLGYYSRGRRLQEGARKVVEELGGHVPRTADTLQQLLPGVGRYTAGAIASIAFGQVTGVVDGNVLRVLCRVRAIGADPSSTFVSHHLWSLAHQLVDPARPGDFNQAAMELGATVCTPQHPLCSQCPVQSLCQAYQRMECKQLVALPGSPDIEECALKTRQCQLCLPPTKPWDPTLGVANFPRKASRRPPREEHSATCVLEQPRATGGPLILLVQRSNSGLLAGLWEFPSVALEPSEEQQHKALLQELQSWSGLLPATRPQHLGEVTHAFSHIKLTYQVYRVTLEGQTPVTPAPPGARWLTWEEFHTAAVSTAVKKVFRMYEDHRRGTCKGSKRSRVSTPSSRKKPSRGQQILDSFFQPHIPSDIPNSMTQ
- the Mutyh gene encoding adenine DNA glycosylase isoform X1 yields the protein MEVIVSASWSHLHSKAPPGVERTVIMKRLRASIRSHRKLSTNHERRKKCALSSSQAKPSAPAGRAKQKGEELLQTSVSPYHLFRDMADVETFRRTLLSWYDQEKRDLPWRRWVEEEADLDRRAYAVWVSEVMLQQTQVATVIDYYNRWMQKWPTLQDLASASLEEVNQLWSGLGYYSRGRRLQEGARKVVEELGGHVPRTADTLQQLLPGVGRYTAGAIASIAFGQVTGVVDGNVLRVLCRVRAIGADPSSTFVSHHLWSLAHQLVDPARPGDFNQAAMELGATVCTPQHPLCSQCPVQSLCQAYQRMECKQLVALPGSPDIEECALKTRQCQLCLPPTKPWDPTLGVANFPRKASRRPPREEHSATCVLEQPRATGGPLILLVQRSNSGLLAGLWEFPSVALEPSEEQQHKALLQELQSWSGLLPATRPQHLGEVTHAFSHIKLTYQVYRVTLEGQTPVTPAPPGARWLTWEEFHTAAVSTAVKKVFRMYEDHRRGTCKGSKRSRVSTPSSRKKPSRGQQILDSFFQPHIPSDIPNSMTQ